Proteins from a genomic interval of Flammeovirgaceae bacterium SG7u.111:
- a CDS encoding pitrilysin family protein encodes MQKPKKVLLDNGIPLYVINIGTQPIFNIQILFKAGRWQERIQGATSFVSRLLFEGTPTKSAEDINRAFDQVGAYWEVNAGMDYLTVEVYTLSKHLPLVLSIVKDCLQNASFPQNEFSLLQQRFGQQLKINMEKNSYKAAMLFREYLFGKSHPYGYPITPELVDGFSRESTISHYQDLILGQSYEIIIAGEITDEQIKLFNQELGSANVNPAEQDKPIPRAESPSSKLYLEKEDASQSSIRIGKVLLKKNHPDSIKMEVLNEILGGYFGSRLMKNIREKRGLTYGIYSSLIYMQHEGYFVVGTDVKKERLGEALEQIYLEIERLTTELVTPDELHTVKNYMAGNYIKSINTPVAVAEYFKTIYFNQLNDRYYDTYVSKINKITSEDVIETAKKYLQGDFAEILVG; translated from the coding sequence TTGCAAAAACCTAAAAAGGTATTGCTAGACAATGGAATACCTCTATATGTAATCAATATAGGCACACAGCCGATCTTCAATATTCAGATCCTTTTTAAGGCGGGTAGATGGCAAGAAAGAATTCAAGGAGCGACCTCTTTTGTTTCTAGGTTGCTATTTGAAGGTACTCCCACCAAAAGTGCCGAAGATATTAACCGTGCTTTTGACCAAGTGGGAGCTTACTGGGAAGTGAATGCGGGAATGGATTATTTGACCGTAGAAGTGTATACGCTTTCCAAACATTTGCCACTAGTGCTCTCCATTGTGAAAGATTGCTTGCAAAATGCTTCTTTCCCTCAAAATGAATTCAGTTTACTCCAGCAGCGGTTTGGTCAGCAGCTTAAGATCAACATGGAGAAGAACAGTTACAAAGCTGCAATGCTTTTTAGGGAGTATCTTTTTGGGAAATCTCACCCATATGGATACCCAATTACCCCAGAGTTGGTGGATGGCTTCAGCAGGGAGTCGACTATTTCGCATTATCAAGACCTTATTTTAGGGCAGTCTTATGAGATAATAATAGCAGGGGAAATTACCGATGAACAAATTAAGCTTTTTAACCAAGAGCTTGGGAGTGCAAACGTGAACCCTGCTGAGCAAGATAAGCCCATCCCTAGGGCAGAAAGCCCATCCTCCAAACTTTACCTTGAAAAAGAAGACGCTTCCCAGTCGTCAATTCGCATTGGGAAAGTGCTCTTAAAGAAGAATCACCCTGATTCTATTAAAATGGAGGTGCTCAATGAAATATTGGGAGGATATTTTGGGTCGAGGCTCATGAAAAATATAAGGGAAAAAAGAGGGCTGACATATGGCATTTACTCTAGTCTTATCTATATGCAGCACGAAGGCTATTTTGTTGTTGGCACTGACGTGAAAAAGGAAAGGCTTGGGGAAGCTTTAGAGCAGATCTATTTGGAAATAGAAAGACTGACCACAGAGCTAGTGACGCCTGATGAATTGCATACGGTTAAAAACTATATGGCTGGAAATTATATCAAGTCTATTAATACTCCTGTCGCAGTAGCAGAATATTTTAAAACCATCTATTTTAACCAACTTAATGATAGGTATTATGATACTTATGTATCTAAAATAAATAAGATTACTTCTGAAGATGTTATAGAAACTGCCAAAAAATACTTGCAAGGAGACTTTGCTGAGATATTAGTAGGTTAG
- a CDS encoding shikimate dehydrogenase, with translation MKKFGLIGYPLSHSFSKKYFSEKFVKESIQDASYELFSIEDIDLLPEVLKSNAGLKGLNVTIPYKQQVIQYLDDMSEAAKKIGAVNVLKVEGGRLVGYNSDYIGFKESLVDFLKGTKINSALILGTGGASKAVRAVLDDLAIDWNLVSRKGEGEVLSYNDVDRVLLEKNKLVINTTPLGMSPNIEVCPNLPYDAAGEGHYFYDLVYNPEETLFMKKAKAYGAYVKNGLEMLHLQAEASWDIWNS, from the coding sequence ATGAAGAAGTTTGGGTTAATAGGCTATCCGTTGTCACATTCATTTTCGAAAAAGTATTTTTCTGAAAAGTTTGTAAAAGAATCTATTCAAGATGCATCTTATGAACTTTTTTCAATTGAGGATATTGACTTGTTGCCAGAAGTCCTTAAAAGTAATGCAGGGCTGAAAGGGTTGAATGTGACTATTCCTTACAAACAGCAAGTGATTCAGTACTTAGATGACATGAGCGAGGCAGCTAAAAAAATAGGGGCTGTAAATGTGCTGAAGGTAGAAGGTGGGAGGTTAGTAGGGTATAATTCAGATTATATAGGGTTTAAGGAATCTCTTGTTGACTTTTTGAAAGGCACTAAAATTAATTCGGCTTTGATATTGGGAACAGGAGGAGCTTCTAAGGCGGTTCGTGCTGTTTTAGACGACTTAGCTATCGACTGGAATTTGGTGTCCCGAAAAGGGGAGGGCGAAGTCTTAAGTTATAACGATGTTGACCGGGTTCTTTTGGAAAAGAATAAGTTGGTTATAAACACGACACCTTTAGGGATGAGCCCCAACATAGAAGTTTGTCCAAACCTGCCCTATGACGCAGCGGGCGAAGGACATTATTTCTATGATTTAGTTTATAACCCAGAAGAAACTCTTTTTATGAAAAAGGCTAAAGCGTATGGTGCTTATGTTAAAAATGGGCTAGAAATGTTGCATTTACAGGCTGAAGCATCGTGGGATATTTGGAATAGCTAA
- a CDS encoding STAS domain-containing protein yields the protein MDFLFAYDTAGGVLSIGLEGDLLGLNEERQVLEVVDEHIVKKYMKCVLDLSSIQHMNSTGLSYIIRIFNRFNEIGGRIIMIKPPKNVYRLIEITKLDQICHFVDNYNEGLLQVMKK from the coding sequence ATGGATTTCTTGTTTGCATATGATACGGCTGGTGGAGTATTGAGTATTGGCTTAGAAGGAGATTTGCTTGGCTTGAATGAAGAAAGGCAAGTGTTGGAGGTAGTAGATGAGCATATAGTAAAAAAATATATGAAGTGCGTGCTAGATCTTTCTTCTATCCAACATATGAATAGTACGGGCTTGAGCTATATAATTCGTATCTTTAACCGCTTCAATGAAATAGGGGGTAGAATCATTATGATTAAGCCCCCAAAAAATGTTTATCGGCTTATAGAGATAACAAAACTGGATCAGATATGTCATTTTGTTGATAATTACAATGAAGGGCTACTCCAAGTAATGAAAAAATAA
- a CDS encoding adenylosuccinate synthase, whose product MDILLGLQWGDEGKGKVVDYLSPKYDVVARFQGGPNAGHTLEFEGRKHVLHQIPSGIFHENIENVIGNGVVLDPITLRKEIDQIKGYNHDVNKNLFVSRKAHLILPTHRLLDAALEKRKGDKKIGSTLKGIGPVYQDKIARTGLRVGDISDAILKKRYEEVTSWHKFLLDSLEFEYDLAENEAEFFESLEVMRGLNLIDSEYFLNDRFTSGKKVLAEGAQGAMLDIDFGSYPFVTSSNTSGAGACSGLGVAPSKVTGVFGIFKAYCTRVGSGPFPTELFDKDGELMGKIGREFGATTGRPRRCGWLDLPVLKYATVLSGTSELYMMKADVLNDFEEVKVCTHYKLADGSVVDRVPYDLENEVVEPVYKTFKGWQTDITKVNSYEDLPIELKEYIKYIEEVVSVPVKIVSTGPDRAETIIR is encoded by the coding sequence ATGGACATTTTGTTAGGGTTACAGTGGGGAGATGAAGGTAAAGGAAAAGTAGTAGATTATCTTTCCCCCAAATATGATGTAGTGGCAAGGTTTCAAGGAGGTCCTAATGCAGGTCACACATTAGAGTTTGAAGGGAGGAAGCATGTGTTGCATCAGATACCTTCAGGTATTTTCCATGAAAATATCGAAAATGTAATTGGAAATGGAGTTGTGTTGGATCCTATTACATTGAGAAAAGAGATTGATCAGATTAAAGGATACAATCATGATGTGAACAAAAACTTGTTTGTATCTAGAAAAGCCCACCTCATTTTACCTACTCACAGATTATTGGATGCAGCATTAGAAAAGAGAAAAGGTGATAAGAAAATAGGCTCTACTCTGAAGGGTATTGGTCCTGTATATCAAGATAAAATTGCAAGAACGGGATTAAGAGTTGGGGATATCAGTGATGCTATTCTCAAAAAGAGGTACGAAGAAGTGACTTCATGGCATAAGTTTTTGCTAGATAGTTTAGAGTTTGAATATGATTTGGCAGAAAATGAAGCCGAATTTTTTGAGTCTCTAGAAGTAATGAGAGGCTTGAACCTGATAGATAGTGAGTATTTCTTGAATGACAGGTTTACAAGTGGAAAAAAAGTGTTGGCAGAAGGGGCTCAAGGAGCTATGCTTGATATTGATTTTGGTTCATATCCGTTCGTAACGAGTTCAAATACATCTGGAGCTGGAGCATGTTCTGGTTTAGGTGTTGCGCCATCTAAGGTTACAGGTGTTTTTGGTATTTTCAAGGCATATTGTACAAGGGTTGGCTCTGGCCCGTTCCCTACTGAGCTTTTTGATAAAGATGGTGAGTTGATGGGCAAGATAGGAAGAGAGTTTGGTGCTACAACTGGGCGTCCTAGGCGTTGCGGTTGGTTAGATCTTCCTGTGTTGAAGTATGCAACTGTTCTGAGTGGTACATCAGAGCTTTACATGATGAAAGCTGATGTGCTCAACGATTTTGAAGAAGTTAAGGTTTGTACCCATTATAAGCTTGCCGATGGATCAGTAGTAGATAGGGTTCCTTATGATTTGGAAAATGAAGTTGTGGAGCCAGTTTACAAAACCTTTAAAGGGTGGCAGACTGACATTACCAAGGTGAATAGCTATGAGGACTTGCCTATCGAGTTGAAAGAGTATATAAAATATATAGAGGAAGTTGTATCAGTCCCTGTTAAAATTGTGTCTACAGGTCCAGATAGAGCCGAGACTATTATAAGGTAA
- a CDS encoding prephenate dehydrogenase/arogenate dehydrogenase family protein — MHLEKLKVGVIGGRRGLGSWLVKYFADKGFEVYFSSRSDTSIIKNNIDLVQKTDLIFLSVPIQNMEGVLEEIFPYLDGKHLVEVCSVKKFLVDKYQSLKGDYPDINTHFYSIHPMFSQRIRTLKGQVILFNYASKDDGSLMPELWDIFASNEATLYDLDYITHDKVMGVVQGLNHFNIFVSAKTLARMSPQIGKIKDYSSPPYRIFLIFFSRYVLQDPGLYADIQMYNEFVPEVLGIFKEEVDKLFDVIQTKDRDTFIKYVESSRFYFEENEEDMGISNHLIEQLGRYINKLKKEKE; from the coding sequence ATGCATTTAGAAAAATTAAAAGTAGGCGTGATAGGAGGTAGAAGGGGTCTTGGTAGCTGGCTTGTAAAATACTTTGCTGATAAAGGTTTTGAAGTATATTTTTCTTCAAGGAGCGATACATCAATCATAAAAAACAATATAGATCTTGTCCAAAAAACAGACTTGATTTTTCTTAGTGTCCCAATCCAAAACATGGAAGGGGTATTGGAAGAGATATTCCCATACCTTGATGGAAAACACTTAGTGGAAGTCTGTAGTGTGAAAAAGTTTTTAGTGGATAAATATCAATCCTTAAAAGGAGATTACCCTGATATTAATACTCATTTTTATTCTATCCACCCTATGTTCTCTCAGAGAATACGCACATTAAAGGGACAGGTAATCTTATTTAATTACGCAAGTAAAGATGATGGTTCATTGATGCCTGAATTGTGGGATATATTTGCCAGTAATGAAGCTACTTTATATGACCTCGATTATATTACACATGATAAAGTAATGGGGGTTGTACAAGGGCTAAATCATTTTAATATTTTCGTAAGTGCCAAGACGTTGGCTCGAATGAGTCCCCAAATTGGAAAGATTAAAGATTATTCTTCGCCTCCTTATCGTATTTTCTTGATATTTTTTTCCCGATATGTATTGCAAGACCCAGGATTATATGCAGACATACAAATGTACAATGAGTTTGTACCAGAGGTGTTAGGTATTTTTAAAGAGGAGGTCGATAAGTTGTTTGATGTAATTCAAACAAAGGATAGAGATACTTTTATAAAGTATGTTGAAAGCTCTCGTTTTTATTTTGAAGAAAATGAAGAAGACATGGGCATTTCTAATCACTTGATAGAGCAATTAGGTAGATACATCAATAAGTTGAAGAAAGAAAAAGAGTAA
- a CDS encoding calcium/sodium antiporter produces MLIYVLFVIGFVILIKGADLLVEGSSSLAKRYNIPDLIVGLTIVSFGTSMPELIVNVYSSLQGSSEIAVGNIIGSNISNVLLILGIAAIIYPLPIHKNTMLSEIPFSLTGAILVGFLANAALFDKSESQMLTRADGAILLFFFILFMVYIVRISQERKDVVPMDVISIMPMGKSILWILIGMTGLFLGGKWVVEGAKEMAASFGLSESFIGLTVVAIGTSLPELVTSAIAAYKRNTDIAVGNVIGSNIFNVLWILGLSSVIKPLHFDVINNTDILVLIFSSSLLIFAMATSKRNTVERWDGFLFVLLYIAYMIYLIYRG; encoded by the coding sequence ATGCTGATTTATGTGCTATTTGTAATTGGGTTTGTAATATTGATCAAGGGAGCTGATCTTTTAGTAGAAGGGTCTTCTTCGCTTGCAAAGCGTTATAATATACCCGATTTAATTGTTGGACTTACCATTGTTTCTTTCGGCACATCTATGCCCGAGCTTATTGTCAATGTTTACTCAAGCTTACAAGGAAGTTCCGAAATAGCAGTAGGAAATATCATAGGTTCAAACATTTCCAATGTACTTCTTATTCTAGGCATTGCTGCAATTATTTACCCTCTCCCGATCCATAAAAACACTATGCTCTCTGAAATTCCCTTTTCACTAACTGGGGCAATTTTAGTCGGCTTTCTTGCTAATGCGGCACTATTTGACAAGTCTGAAAGCCAAATGCTCACTAGAGCCGATGGTGCTATACTCCTATTTTTCTTTATTCTTTTCATGGTTTACATCGTCAGAATTTCACAAGAAAGAAAAGATGTGGTTCCTATGGATGTTATTTCAATTATGCCTATGGGGAAATCCATATTATGGATATTAATAGGAATGACAGGACTTTTTTTGGGAGGAAAATGGGTAGTAGAAGGCGCTAAAGAAATGGCAGCATCTTTTGGGCTTTCCGAATCATTTATCGGTTTAACCGTAGTCGCTATAGGAACTTCTTTGCCTGAATTAGTTACTTCGGCAATAGCAGCTTATAAAAGAAATACAGACATTGCTGTTGGCAATGTAATAGGATCCAATATTTTCAATGTTCTTTGGATTTTAGGTCTGAGCTCTGTCATTAAACCTCTGCACTTCGACGTAATCAATAATACCGATATACTCGTTCTTATCTTCTCAAGCAGCCTCCTTATTTTTGCAATGGCTACAAGTAAAAGAAATACAGTTGAACGTTGGGACGGTTTTTTATTCGTCCTTTTATATATCGCTTATATGATTTACCTAATTTATAGAGGCTAA
- a CDS encoding heme exporter protein CcmB, translating to MQLFFKEVWVLVQKEFKLEWRQKYAFNGILLYVVGVVFVCYLSFNLRMGELTPITWNTLFWIIILFSAINGVSKSFQQEREGRYIFYYQIVGPEAIICSKIIYNTILMLAVSFAGLLVFSVVMGNPVQDLGLYILVLFLGAIGFSSGLTLVSGIAAKASNSGTAMSILGLPVILPMLLMLIKVSKNAMDGLDRTVSYDEILTIFAINLIVIVVSIILFPYLWRT from the coding sequence ATGCAGTTGTTTTTTAAAGAAGTTTGGGTGCTAGTTCAAAAAGAGTTCAAACTAGAATGGCGGCAAAAATACGCATTTAATGGTATTTTGCTCTATGTAGTGGGTGTTGTTTTTGTCTGTTATCTTAGTTTTAACCTTCGTATGGGAGAGCTTACACCTATTACGTGGAATACCCTTTTCTGGATCATCATCCTTTTTTCCGCAATCAATGGTGTTTCAAAAAGCTTTCAGCAAGAGCGGGAAGGAAGATATATTTTCTATTATCAAATAGTAGGGCCAGAGGCTATCATTTGCTCTAAGATCATATATAATACCATTCTTATGTTGGCTGTGTCATTTGCCGGCCTCCTTGTGTTTTCAGTTGTAATGGGTAATCCTGTACAAGATTTAGGACTTTATATTTTGGTGCTTTTTTTAGGGGCAATCGGCTTTTCCTCAGGGCTTACGCTTGTATCTGGAATTGCCGCCAAGGCAAGTAATAGCGGAACTGCAATGTCGATCTTGGGGCTGCCTGTAATTTTACCCATGCTACTTATGCTCATCAAAGTTTCTAAAAATGCCATGGATGGTCTTGATAGGACTGTGAGTTATGACGAAATTTTAACGATATTTGCAATCAATTTAATCGTAATTGTTGTTTCAATTATTCTGTTCCCTTATTTGTGGAGAACATAA
- a CDS encoding cytochrome c biogenesis protein: MKGLWWKLLTIALLLFTVIWGFFQEVPRMYPLQETIRNLYFHVPMWFGMIIILGASVVYSIKYLKNPLPKYDNLAVSCVNVGVMFGVLGMITGMFWAQFTWGYFWSGDPKQNAAAVGLLIYFAYGILRGLFEDDSQKKRISAIYNIFAYATLIPLMFILPRLTDSLHPGNGGNPGFNAYDLDSKLRMVFYPAVIGWTLLGAWIVDINARMKNSNDQLDEIQFANDKVGQVQ; encoded by the coding sequence ATTAAAGGGCTTTGGTGGAAATTGTTGACCATCGCTTTACTCTTATTCACGGTTATTTGGGGTTTTTTCCAAGAAGTCCCTCGTATGTATCCGCTCCAAGAAACTATCCGAAACTTGTACTTCCATGTTCCTATGTGGTTTGGGATGATTATTATTTTAGGAGCGTCGGTGGTTTACTCCATAAAGTATCTCAAGAATCCGTTGCCAAAATATGATAACCTAGCGGTTTCTTGTGTAAATGTGGGAGTGATGTTTGGCGTGTTAGGAATGATTACGGGAATGTTTTGGGCTCAATTTACTTGGGGCTATTTTTGGAGTGGTGACCCTAAGCAAAATGCTGCTGCGGTGGGTTTGCTCATCTACTTTGCTTATGGTATTTTAAGAGGTCTTTTTGAAGACGACTCTCAAAAAAAGCGTATAAGTGCTATATATAATATTTTTGCCTACGCCACGCTTATTCCCCTCATGTTCATTTTACCAAGGCTTACCGATTCTTTGCACCCAGGTAATGGAGGAAACCCTGGTTTTAATGCCTATGACCTTGATTCTAAGTTGAGAATGGTGTTTTATCCAGCGGTAATTGGCTGGACTCTTTTGGGAGCATGGATAGTAGATATAAATGCTCGGATGAAAAATTCGAACGACCAGCTTGATGAAATACAATTTGCCAACGATAAAGTAGGGCAAGTTCAGTAG
- a CDS encoding CcmD family protein, which produces MSFKKTVASFLIAFSTIILVPKSEIFAQDKIAITEQDYNNGEVEMADKLRENGKIYVVVGSLTAVLIGVFVYLFSLEKKLGKVEKELAQK; this is translated from the coding sequence ATGTCATTTAAAAAAACAGTTGCCTCATTTTTAATCGCTTTCAGTACTATTATTTTAGTACCTAAAAGTGAGATATTTGCACAAGACAAAATTGCTATTACCGAACAAGATTACAATAATGGTGAAGTAGAAATGGCTGACAAGCTAAGAGAAAATGGGAAGATTTATGTAGTAGTTGGATCGCTTACAGCAGTGTTGATAGGCGTTTTTGTCTATTTGTTTAGCTTGGAAAAAAAACTTGGGAAGGTTGAAAAAGAACTTGCCCAGAAATAA
- a CDS encoding cytochrome c maturation protein CcmE has protein sequence MKTTHIIGIVVIAVAIGIIVSTAGDASQYVTFDTAFKMAKNGDDSKIHVIGELKKDASNQVVGVNYNPLKDPNYLSFKLVDDNKEEHEVVCFNPPASMRDFEHSEKVVIIGNVQEGKFVASQILMKCPSKYEDKEVQANAVSKL, from the coding sequence ATGAAAACTACACATATAATAGGCATAGTAGTAATAGCCGTAGCTATTGGAATCATTGTTTCTACAGCAGGAGATGCCAGTCAATATGTTACCTTCGATACAGCCTTCAAAATGGCAAAAAATGGCGATGATTCTAAAATCCATGTGATTGGAGAACTTAAAAAGGATGCAAGCAACCAAGTGGTTGGAGTGAATTACAATCCGTTGAAAGACCCTAATTATTTGTCTTTTAAGTTGGTAGATGATAATAAAGAAGAGCATGAAGTGGTGTGTTTTAACCCTCCTGCGTCTATGCGAGACTTCGAGCATTCCGAAAAAGTAGTCATCATTGGAAATGTACAGGAAGGCAAGTTTGTAGCCAGCCAGATCCTAATGAAATGTCCTTCCAAATACGAGGACAAAGAAGTACAAGCCAATGCTGTAAGCAAACTTTAA
- a CDS encoding toll/interleukin-1 receptor domain-containing protein, whose protein sequence is MARPSLAELRPVSGKTVFISYNHQDKEVVHLIKNKLVEAGFYVMIDAEIMVAGKDIKSFIEKCVRKSDFILSLVSRNSLLSAWVAMGSMLSFFDEKLKKTRFTPCTIDSSFFERYFVYNALDHIG, encoded by the coding sequence ATTGCCAGACCTTCTCTGGCAGAACTTAGACCAGTAAGTGGTAAGACTGTTTTTATCTCTTACAATCACCAAGATAAAGAAGTTGTACACTTGATTAAAAACAAGTTAGTAGAAGCAGGTTTTTATGTAATGATAGATGCTGAAATAATGGTAGCAGGAAAAGATATTAAAAGCTTTATTGAGAAATGTGTGAGAAAAAGTGATTTTATCCTTTCGCTAGTTTCTCGGAATAGCTTGCTTTCTGCATGGGTAGCGATGGGATCGATGCTTTCCTTTTTTGATGAAAAGCTTAAGAAGACGAGGTTTACCCCTTGTACCATTGATTCCTCATTTTTTGAGAGATATTTTGTGTACAATGCACTCGACCATATAGGATAG
- a CDS encoding ATP-binding protein, translating into MGFKDFRLKVISRVLGLGFSIFLFMYLLQSESYFITMGFVGGVIIYQVITMINLLENTNRELLDFLGSIRYDDFSQTYKLSGKGGSFDELSSEFNKVIQNFKNIRSEKEAEYQYLKNIIHHIGIGIVSFDRNGDVQIINTAAKRLFKVNRLKNISRLAEYSPELVDHLHKLRTGAKALVRVRDNGEVVQIAIYAIELYLKGEEFKLVTVQNIHSELEDQEMEAWQNLIRVLTHEIMNSVAPISSLASTIKGEVDYYQEQEGDTVPKEDLEDINLAVQTIMRRSDALIHFVNDFRNLTHMPEPNFEHVKVSELFQHTKILMTHECEQHQVKLLTKLEPDSLIVTADQAQIEQVLINMIKNAVQALQEMSEEENSDKVIILSGVQNKDNRPMISVKDNGPGIDKDALDRIFIPFFTTKKLGSGIGLSLSRQIMRQHKGSITASSAPGEGTIFNLIF; encoded by the coding sequence ATGGGCTTTAAGGATTTTCGCCTAAAAGTCATTTCACGTGTATTGGGTTTAGGGTTTTCGATTTTCCTTTTTATGTACTTGCTACAATCGGAATCCTATTTCATTACTATGGGCTTTGTTGGCGGAGTAATCATTTATCAGGTGATTACCATGATCAACTTATTGGAAAATACTAACCGCGAACTGCTAGATTTTTTGGGGTCTATCCGCTACGATGATTTCTCCCAAACTTATAAGCTCAGCGGAAAAGGAGGAAGCTTTGATGAGCTTAGCAGCGAGTTCAACAAGGTAATCCAAAACTTTAAAAACATTCGCTCCGAAAAAGAAGCCGAATATCAATATCTCAAAAATATTATCCACCATATAGGGATCGGCATTGTTTCTTTCGATAGAAATGGTGATGTCCAAATTATCAACACGGCGGCAAAGCGGCTTTTTAAGGTAAACCGCCTCAAAAACATTTCCCGCTTAGCAGAATACAGCCCTGAATTAGTAGATCATTTGCACAAGCTACGCACGGGCGCAAAAGCTTTGGTGAGGGTGCGAGATAATGGAGAAGTAGTCCAAATAGCCATTTATGCCATTGAGCTTTACCTAAAGGGAGAAGAGTTTAAGTTGGTCACCGTTCAAAACATCCATTCGGAACTGGAAGACCAGGAAATGGAAGCTTGGCAAAACCTTATCAGGGTTCTTACCCACGAAATAATGAACTCCGTTGCCCCTATTTCTTCTTTAGCTTCTACTATAAAAGGGGAAGTAGATTATTACCAAGAGCAGGAGGGGGATACTGTCCCCAAAGAAGATTTGGAAGATATCAATTTAGCAGTGCAGACCATTATGAGGCGAAGTGATGCGCTGATCCACTTTGTGAACGATTTCCGAAACCTTACGCACATGCCCGAGCCTAACTTTGAGCATGTGAAAGTGAGCGAACTGTTCCAACACACAAAAATCTTGATGACGCACGAATGTGAGCAACATCAGGTAAAGTTGCTCACCAAGTTAGAGCCAGACTCATTGATTGTGACCGCCGACCAAGCACAAATTGAACAAGTACTGATCAATATGATCAAAAATGCGGTGCAGGCACTTCAAGAAATGAGCGAAGAGGAAAATTCGGATAAGGTAATTATTCTGTCTGGAGTCCAAAATAAGGACAACCGCCCTATGATTTCGGTAAAGGATAATGGTCCTGGTATTGACAAGGATGCTCTCGACAGGATTTTCATTCCTTTTTTCACCACCAAAAAATTGGGTTCTGGAATTGGATTAAGCCTTTCTAGGCAAATTATGCGTCAACACAAAGGGAGTATCACGGCTTCTTCAGCACCTGGGGAAGGCACCATTTTCAATTTAATTTTTTAA